The stretch of DNA GCCGCTGGGTGAGCAGAAGTCGGTGTTCACGATCAAGACCGACGGCGACACCTTCACCGGCAGCAATGCCGGCCCGACCGGCACCCTCGAGGTCGCCGACGGCAAGATCGACGGCAACACCCTGACCTGGAAGATGGACATGAAGGTGCCGATGCCGATGACGCTGACCTGCACCGGCACTGTCGATGGCGACACGCTGAATGCTCAGGTGAGCGCCGGCGCGTTCGGCAGCTTCCCGATGACCGGCACCCGCCGCGGCTGACCGGATATTCCCCCTTTCCCCGCCAGGCGGGGAAAGGGGTTGTTTTTTGCGCGCCTCACGGCGCGGTCGCGGCACCGGGAGTTTTGGTGTTTGTCGCGGCACCGGCCCGCTCCCCCACCCGGCCACCCAACGGCAGTATCATATGGGTGGCCGGGTGGGGGAGCGGGCCGGTGCCGCCCCCGCGCCGTGAGGCGCGCAAAGAAACCCGCACCGCAACAAACCCGCTCAGCGGGTCACGCGCGTCACATGTCCCATTTTGCGGCCCGGGCGCACGGTCTTGCCGTAAAGGTGCAGCTTGGCCGCCGGATCGGCGAGGATTTCGGGCCATTTGTCGGCGTCCGCGCCGATCAGGTTGAGCATCTGGGCGCTCTGCCCGGTCAGCCCCGTGGCACCCAGCGGCAGGCCGCACACCGCGCGGACATGGTTTTCGAACTGCGACGTGACCGCGCCTTCGATCGTCCAGTGGCCGCTATTGTGCACGCGCGGGGCCATTTCGTTGAACACCGGCCCGTCGGCGGTCGCGAAGAATTCGAGCGTCAGCACGCCGACATAATCGAGCTCCGCCGCCACCTGCCGGGCGAGCGCGACCGCCGCATCGGCCTGGGCCAGCACCGCCGAAGGTGCCGGCACGTGCGAGGTGTCGAGGATGCCGTCGCGGTGGACATTGTGGGGCGTGTCCCACACCGCGACCGTGCCGTCGGCGGCGCGGCACAGGATCACCGAATATTCGGCAAAGAAGGTGACAAACCCCTCAAGGATCGACGGCACCCGCCCGATCGCGTCCCAGGCGGCGGCCAGATTGGCATCGGGGCCGAGCCGAACCTGCCCCTTGCCGTCATAGCCGAGCGAGCTGGTCTTGAGGATCGCCGGCGCGCCGATCGCGGCAAAAGCGGCGTGCAGCCCGTCCAGATCCTCGACGATGCGGAACGGCGCGGTGCGCCCGCCAAGCGCTGCGACCAGCGCCTTTTCCGAATGCCGCGTCCGCGCCACTTCGAGCGCGCGCCGCCCGGGGCGGATGGGCACCAGCGGCGCCAGCAGGTCGAGTGCCGCGGGCGGCACATTTTCAAACTCATAGGTGACGACGCCCACTTCGCCGGCAAAGCGGGCGAGCGCGTCGGCATCGTCATAACCGGCCTGGGTCCAGCCGGCGGCCACCTCGGTGGCCGGGCCGCTCGCCTCGGGGGCGTAGATATGGGTGCGATAGCCAAGCTCGGCTGCCGCGATCGCCAGCATCCGGCCAAGCTGGCCGCCGCCCAATATGCCGATCGTGCCGCCGGGCGCGAGGATCATGCCGGCTCGACCGCGACCGCGTCGGTCTGGTCGCGGCGCCAGCGGTCCAGCCGCTCCGCCACTTCGGGGGCGGTGCCGGCAAGCATCGCGGCGGCAAACAGCGCGGCGTTGATCGCGCCGGGCTTGCCGATCGCGAAGGTGCCGACCGGGATGCCGCCGGGCATCTGGACGATCGACAACAGGCTGTCGAGCCCCGACAGCGCCTTGGATTCAACCGGCACGCCCAGCACCGGCACCGGCGTCATCGACGCGGCCATGCCGGGCAGGTGCGCGGCCCCGCCGGCCCCGGCGATGATCGCGCGCAGCCCCCGGCCGGATGCGGCGCGGGCATAATCGTAAAGCCGCTCGGGCGTGCGGTGCGCCGACACGATCCGGCATTCATGCGCGATGCCGAGCGCGGTCAGCGTGTCGGCGGCATGGCGCATCGTCTCCCAGTCGGACTGGCTGCCCATGATGATGCCGATCACCGGCGCTGTGTCCGCCATTTCTGCCCCTTTCACCCGGAGCCCGGCTTCTATCCACGCCCCCGGCCATGGCAATGCAGGTCGGGGGTTGGGACGGGCCGTCAGCGCTCGCTCAGATAATAGCGCTCGACCGGGCGCAGATCATTGTCGAGCCGGAAGACGATGGGCTGGCCGGTCGGGATTTCGAGGCCGGTGATGTCGGCATCCGAAATGCCCGACAGATGCTTGACCAGCGCGCGCAGCGAATTGCCATGCGCGGAAATCAGCACGCGCCGCCCGGCGGCCAGTTCGGGCGCGATGCGCGCCTGAAAATAGGGCAGCACGCGGGCGATGGTGTCCTTCAGGCTTTCGGTTGCCGGCACCGCGATGCCGGCATAGCGGCGGTCGGCCGACAGGTCGAACGCGCTGCCCGGCTCCAGCGGCGGCGGCGGGATGTCGAAGCTGCGCCGCCAGATCTTCACCTGCTCGTCGCCGTGGCGCGCCGCCGTCTCGGCCTTGTCCAGCCCGGTCAGCCCGCCATAATGGCGCTCGTTGAGCCGCCAGTCCTTCTCGACCGGCAGCCACAGCCGGCCCATCGCCTCGAGCGCGAGGTTGAGCGTCTTGATCGCGCGGGTCTGCAGGCTGGTGAAGCAGCAGTCGAAATCCAGCCCCTTGGCGGCCATCAGCTCACCCGCGGCGCGCGCCTCGGCCACGCCCAGCTCGGTCAGGTCGACATCCCACCAGCCGGTGAAGCGGTTTTCCAGATTCCAGGCCGACTGGCCGTGGCGGATGAGGACAAGGGTCTTGAGATCGGCACTCGACATGGCGGGTCGGAATCCTGTGTCGTGGGTCGTGTCGCGCCGGCCCTATCCGAGCGGCGCGGGCGGTGCAAATCGTCGGGGGCGCGTGAGAGTGGTGTTGCGCGCCGTGGGACGTGTGGTTTTTTGCTTGGGAAGAACGGCACCGGCCCGCTCCCCCACCCGGCCTCCCATATGATACTGCCGTTGGGTGGCCGGGTGGGGGAGCGGGCCGGTGCCGCCCCCGCGCCGCAAGGCGCGCAACAAACAACGAGCGCGCCGACAGGCGCCTCGAAACCAAACCCGCTCACACCTCGTCGATCATCTCGGCCAGCACCTCCAGACAGTCGGCGGCCAGTTTTTTGGCCCGGTCCGGCGACCAGCCGAGAACCGTGTCGGGATTGTCGCCATGGTCCTTGAACGGCATTTCCAGCGTCATCGCCAGCGCGCCGTGCCGTTCGGCGACCTGGTTGGTCGACATCGCCAGATTGGCCTTCCCCGGCGGGGCGGTGTCATAGCCCTTCTCGGTCTGGAAATCGGGGCTGCGCGCGGCAAGCAGGGTGCGGAAGCGGTGGTAACGCGCGCCCTGCGCCTCGGTCCATGACGGGATGCCTTCGAACCCGGCGATGAAATTGGCCGGGATCGCCTCGTCGCCATGCACGTCGATGGCGACGTCGACGCCGCTCGCATCCATCGCCGCGCGCACGGCAAGCACTTCGGGGCTGCGCTCCGCGCTCGGCGCATGCCATTCGCGGTTGAGATTGATGCCCGCGGCGTTGGTGCGCAGATGGCCGCGGAAGCTGCCGTCCGGGTTCATGTTGGGCACGATGTGAAACGTCGCGTGCGCGCGCAGCCGCCGGGCGGTGGCATCGCCGGGATCGGTCAGCTTTTCCAGCGCGCCTTCGGCCCACCATTCGGCCATCGTCTCGCCCGGATGCTGGCGCGCATAGAGCCAGACCTGCTTGGGACCGTCGCCAAGCGTCAGCATGTCGAGCGGACGGCCGTCGAGCGTCTGGCACAGCTCGCGCTGGGCAACGCCGGGGCGCGCCGCCATGCGCGCCACCAGATCATAATGCCGCTCCAGCGAATAGGGCGCGAAATAGGCGACCCACAGCGCATTGCCCGCCGGGCGGACGCGGATGGTGAGCACGCCGTCCTGATAATCGGTGTCGGCCAGCCGCCAGCTTTCGCGGTCGTCCGACACCCGCGCGCGGTAGCCGGGCCAGCCGAGCGGATAGGCGGCACCGGCGGCGTTCAGGATGCGCAGGGTGAGCGTCCGCCCGGCGGCATTGCCGATCCGGAAATGAAACCATTGGTAGAAATCGGACGCATGGTCGGTTTCGATTTCGAGATCGGCCTCATTGCCGTGGATGGCGAGGACGCGGATGTTGCCGCTGTCGAAGCGGCTGGAAATGCTGAAGCTCATGGGACGGTGATAGTCCGCCCCGATTCGCCCGGAAAGCCCCCGAACAGCGCGGCGGCAAGCCGGGCTGCGCCGAGGCCGGGCTGGGCGGCGGGGGCCTTTTCGCGCGCTTCCATCCGCGCCCGGCCTTCCCACATCACCGTCCCGTCGGCGCGGCGCTTGAGCTGGACGGCAAGCTGGCTGGCGGTGATCGCGCTGGGCCCGCCGCCGCCCAGCGCGATGCTCAGCCCGCCGCCAAAGCCGCCGCCGCCCCCGCCGGTCGCGCCGCCCACCCCGATCGTGACCGGCGATGAACGGGGCGGGGCCGCGCGCGTGTTCCGTTCAATGCCGACCACCGCGACATAAAGCGCGTTCGCGACCGTGTCGGTCGGTACATAGCCGATCTGGCGCAACTCATCGGTGACGGCGGCGGCATGGGCGCCATATTCAAGGCTGGCCGCGTCGGTGCCGGGCGCGGGTTCCACGAAGATGGTGCCGCGCTCGATCGTGCGGTCGAGATGGAAACGGGTGACATTGACCGGCGGCACCGCCGTCGCGCAGGCGGCCAGCGCCTGAACCATACCGACAAGCGCCGCCGCCAGCACCAGCCGCCGGCCGGGCCGCGATGCGGGGACCGGGCCTGTAACAGCGCGGCCCGTGACAGCGTGGCCCGTGACAGCGTGGTGGGCGGCGGGGGCGGACGGGATCGGAAAAACGGGCATGGCGCGGACCTCGGCGGCTTGCGGCCGGTCGGATGGCCGGCCATCGGCCGACGCTACCGGCTTCGCCAGGCGGTTGAAAGGGCCGATCCCCGCACCGCGGCCCGCCCAGCCTTGACGCCTGCCGGTGGCTCGACTAGGCGGGCGCGTCCTTTTTCAGCCTTTTCACAAGATTCGAGCAAGATTCGCGCCATGAAAATCCGTAACTCTCTGAAGTCCCTCAAGGACCGTCATCGCGACAACCGCGTCATCCGTCGTCGCGGCCGCACCTATGTGATCAACAAGACCAACCGCCGGTTCAAGGCCCGCCAGGGCTGATCCGCAATGGCGGTGTCGGCCGTCGTCTTTGACGTCGGCAATGTCCTGTTTTCATGGGACCCGCGCTTCCTTTACGAGCGCCTGATCAGCGATG from Sphingomonas changnyeongensis encodes:
- a CDS encoding M14 family metallopeptidase → MSFSISSRFDSGNIRVLAIHGNEADLEIETDHASDFYQWFHFRIGNAAGRTLTLRILNAAGAAYPLGWPGYRARVSDDRESWRLADTDYQDGVLTIRVRPAGNALWVAYFAPYSLERHYDLVARMAARPGVAQRELCQTLDGRPLDMLTLGDGPKQVWLYARQHPGETMAEWWAEGALEKLTDPGDATARRLRAHATFHIVPNMNPDGSFRGHLRTNAAGINLNREWHAPSAERSPEVLAVRAAMDASGVDVAIDVHGDEAIPANFIAGFEGIPSWTEAQGARYHRFRTLLAARSPDFQTEKGYDTAPPGKANLAMSTNQVAERHGALAMTLEMPFKDHGDNPDTVLGWSPDRAKKLAADCLEVLAEMIDEV
- the gpmA gene encoding 2,3-diphosphoglycerate-dependent phosphoglycerate mutase — encoded protein: MSSADLKTLVLIRHGQSAWNLENRFTGWWDVDLTELGVAEARAAGELMAAKGLDFDCCFTSLQTRAIKTLNLALEAMGRLWLPVEKDWRLNERHYGGLTGLDKAETAARHGDEQVKIWRRSFDIPPPPLEPGSAFDLSADRRYAGIAVPATESLKDTIARVLPYFQARIAPELAAGRRVLISAHGNSLRALVKHLSGISDADITGLEIPTGQPIVFRLDNDLRPVERYYLSER
- the ykgO gene encoding type B 50S ribosomal protein L36 produces the protein MKIRNSLKSLKDRHRDNRVIRRRGRTYVINKTNRRFKARQG
- a CDS encoding 5-(carboxyamino)imidazole ribonucleotide synthase; this translates as MILAPGGTIGILGGGQLGRMLAIAAAELGYRTHIYAPEASGPATEVAAGWTQAGYDDADALARFAGEVGVVTYEFENVPPAALDLLAPLVPIRPGRRALEVARTRHSEKALVAALGGRTAPFRIVEDLDGLHAAFAAIGAPAILKTSSLGYDGKGQVRLGPDANLAAAWDAIGRVPSILEGFVTFFAEYSVILCRAADGTVAVWDTPHNVHRDGILDTSHVPAPSAVLAQADAAVALARQVAAELDYVGVLTLEFFATADGPVFNEMAPRVHNSGHWTIEGAVTSQFENHVRAVCGLPLGATGLTGQSAQMLNLIGADADKWPEILADPAAKLHLYGKTVRPGRKMGHVTRVTR
- the purE gene encoding 5-(carboxyamino)imidazole ribonucleotide mutase is translated as MADTAPVIGIIMGSQSDWETMRHAADTLTALGIAHECRIVSAHRTPERLYDYARAASGRGLRAIIAGAGGAAHLPGMAASMTPVPVLGVPVESKALSGLDSLLSIVQMPGGIPVGTFAIGKPGAINAALFAAAMLAGTAPEVAERLDRWRRDQTDAVAVEPA